The genomic window TGGATGTACAGAGGGGAGAAGAGTATTCCTATGAGAtatagagaaggtagaaatggCCAGTATTGATAATAGATTGGAGATGTGGGGTGAATGTCAAGTAGGAGGCTGCCACCTTGGGGGAGATGGAGGATGGAAGTGCCTTCAGCAGTAATAATAGGGGTAGGGAAAGagaagggtttggggagaaagataattagTTCTGCCTTGGACTTTGGAATGGTAGGTGACTTTGTTACTGCATGCCTATGAGCTATCTATAATGACCCTATGTATTTTACACTGCATATCTTTactcaatcaacaagaatttaataaGCACACACTACGTGACAAGTGACATGCAATATGCTGGTGATgtacagatttggagtcagggatgAGCCTGGGTGGCACACTCCATGATCACAATGGAGGGAGTCAGACACCCAAATGCTGAATCTACAAACGGTGGGAGACACCAGCTGAGATTCAATGACCTAATCCTGGAAAAGAACCCAGGTGTCTGCAGGCCACATGGAGAGGAGATACAGCTAATCAGCCTTGAAAGGCAGTGTGGAGCCGAAGCAAGAACATCAACAAAGTCAAGGTGACCTCTCTGTCAATTCTTCCTTAGACTTTCACTAATGATATCACCCTGGAAAAGTTATtaaatctctcagcctcagtttccttacctgaaacatgaagataataacagtacctacctcacagcacTTTGTCAACTTTAACAGGTAATGATCATTGTTATATTTAATAGCGAAGTTGTAGACTGCTAACTCTATTAAAATCTTCCACAAAGTCAGTAAAGACATGAGAGCAGTGTCAGGAAAGGGGGAATGGGATCTCTTGCTTATTTCTCCCCACCAGAATAGTCTCCATGGTGATCCTTTCAAATCTAAAAGTTTCTAGGTTCAACACATATTTAGGAAAGACAAATTGGGTGGCTGGCACTCCCAGACAATATATGATTATGACTGTGCTCTGAGGGGCTCTGCCCTCACCACACTCTATTTTACTTCCTCTCACATATCTGCCAGGCAGGGAAAGTTCTTACTGGTAACAAATCTCTTAGGTAACAATGAGAAGAGGGCAGGACCTCAGCAGAGCCAACCCCAGCCTGGGTGGGGATGGCGAGAGGGAGCCATGTTATATATAGAGGAGGCCTCAGTTCTATTTTAGGCATTGCCTGGGACACAGGACAAAAGGTCTAAAGTCTCTCCAAGTGGGACTGTGGTTGACAAGGAAGCCAGGCAGCCACGTTCTAAAGATCATGGAGTAtcagaggagaaggagatggttCTCTTCAGCCTGGCTTCTCATTCTGGAGGTACTTGCTTTGAGACTGGCACAAGCAGGTAAGTCTAACGGGGAAAGGGGTCaggtagagagggaagagaccatGGAGACTTGGATCTCACGGGGAAACTCAGTCACTGTATTCAAGGGGCTTCAGGTAAGCCAGGCAgtcaatgaacaaatatttactgaataatTTCTATACTGTAGTTAACATTCTGATTGCTAAgcataacaaaaaacaaacaaacaagctaatccctgacttcaaggagttcacactcTAATCAGGGAAGCAATGTATATGTAAAAAGATGCCTACTGGATACATACACAGAGTAGGAGAAAGATAACTTTGGAAGGGAAAGATCCGGCAATGGGCACCAGCAAAGACTTCCTGAAGATGGCATTTTGTCTGAAACTTGCAGGAATCCAGGAAAGCCAGGTAGTGGAGGTAAGgatggagaacattccaggcatagggaagaGTCAAGACATAGGCAGGAGAAGGGAGTATAATgtgccatgtgtgaggaacagtaagatAGCTGCTGTAGTTGAATGAGTGGAGGGGATAAAAGTGCAAAACTCAATGAATGGAGGAGAGTAAAGTGCAAGACTCAACTAGAATGGTTGGAAGTATTCATACTCAgagattttaaatgccaagcaagAATTTTATCCTGGACATAAAAAAGAGATGACAGAGTTTACTAACTAGGAGAGTGAGATAGAgtaatgctttagaaaaatcatgttGACAGCTGAAAGGAAGATggatggaagagggaaggggcTTGAGGTAGGAAGACCAGTGAGGAGGTCATTATACCTACAATTTCTAGTAATTGGGTCTAAACTAGAATCAGACCTGTGTTAGTGAAGAAGACAGGATGTAGAGGAGAACAATGAAGAATCTGaaaggtcatatagtccaaccttATCCTTTCACAAATttggaaacagaggcccagagaggttatgttactttcccaaagtcacacaattagtactGGAAATGGAATTCAAACCTacttcttctgattccaaagtcaacACTCTTTCCACCATTTCACATAAattccctactatgtgctagttatTATAGTAAGCACTGCCTTCTCCCAAGGGGCGTGCATATCATTGGACATAAATACTCATTACGTTTTAGTAAATACAGCTTAATTTCTGATTGGGTGAGGACACTAGCAGCTGCAGGAATTAGCGGAAACCTTGTAGGAGATGGAGCTAGAGCTGTAGTTTAGAGACAGTTGCGGATTCTCAAAACTAGAGGTGATGAGAAGATCACATTCCAGGCTGGGCAGATAGCCTATGTTGGGTATGCAGAATGGTGGGAGAAATGTCGAATGCATGAAGGAGAGGACTAGGAGATAAACCTCCAAAGGTAAGTTGGACCAGGCTATGAGTAGCATTCACTGCCATTAGCTGGAAAAGTTTGTATTGTATCCCAGAGACAACAAGGGGACACTAAAGTTGttcagagaaagggagtaatgagcTTTAGCAATAGAAAATGGGGAGATTGGGGAAGtctgattggagaggggagaacactgaagaaggaaaaccAACTAAAAGGAAATTGCAAAAGTCCAGGTGAGGGGAATGAGAAAACTAGTGTGGGAATgtgtaaatggagaaaaagaaatggatttgaaAGAAGTTGTGGAAGTGAAATCAGTAGGACTTGGCTACTGGTCAAATattgagggaagaaggggagacagagaagatTGGAAGGTGAATCTGAGATAACAGACTTGGGTGATGAAtggttttcttgacagaaatagaaaagtagaaaactgaatgggtttaggaggaaagatagtgagttctggGTTTGACATGTTGAGATGATCTAATTGCAAATGTgtgaaagtgttttttttttaataagcatttattaagttcctactgtgtactaggcactgtggtaagtgctttacaaatgtttcaTTTGGTCATTGTAAGaacctgagaggcaggtgctatttttatgccaattttatggataagaaaacggAAACTTAAagagattaaagtgacttgcccagggtcacacaacgtAAGTggttgaagctagatttgaactcagatcttcctaactacAAGCATAACAGTTtatccattgttccacctaggtggtgatggagagagagacagagacagacagacagacagacagaaacagagaaagagagcgaCTAATTTTGGATATTTAGATTTTGGAGTTATTTGTATGATTACCCTTACTGATGGTGGGGGCGGGGTGCCGCAGAGGATGGGTAAAGGAATAGATAAGAGGAAAAACTGCTTCTCTGATAACCTCAAACCTGAAACACCatgttctcttctccccttctttcccgtAATTCAGCCCACCACACGCATGTGGGTCAGTTCACTGCAGTGGGCACAATCCATTCTCTTTTGGAGATAAATGCAGTTAGCATCATGGATGACGTTGAACTGGGATCCTATAGCTATGCACAACAGAAAATTAGTGTCAAGATACCCTGGATCGTTGAGTTATTCGAAGTCGATTACATTACCCAGAGGCGCCATTTATTGGTGGAACATGAGCAACAGGCCCGCTGGATCATGGAATTCTTATCAAAGAATGTCACAGACCCTAACGGTAGTAAGTCTCATCCCTCTTTCCATCATACCTTGtctatttctcttctaagttAAATTGATCCATCCCTAATAGATCCCACCGCTGAAATAGGTGTCCATGCTTCCATTCATTGTTATTTACTAACCTGGAGAAAGGGCTTTAAAGAAGCCATCCCTGAGCCTTagtcttcatccatttggttcaACATCCTGAATCACCATCTCTTTCTATAATCCTTCTAAAACACTTCTGCTTTCAGCCTAAGAATATTCACTACTTTCTGaactttcttaattaaaaaacCTGAGCTCAGAGGATGGGGGCTCGATGACCTTGTTTAGACCCTCTGTTTAGGGATGGGCTACAGCTGATCTTAGTTACTGATCTCCATCTCTTCACCATTCCCAGAAGAGCCAATCCAAATGTCTCTCCACAGGAAACCACACAGGGCAACTCCTCGCAGACTGCGAAATAGACAATGGCATAAAGATAAATAGCCACATCCATTTAATTTGGGATGGAGAAGAATATTAcaggatagaagaaaatgggcAGTGGGAGATTTTAAAACCTGTAGGCAAGAAATTCTTGCACATTTTGGAGAGTCCTTTCGTGACTGATCTAAGGAAACGCTACATGAATGAATATTGTGTTGACGTGATGAAGAAAATCACTGGGTACAAAAACTTAAAGGATAATGGTGAGTTTGATGTTTTCCACCTCCTCCCAGGAGGTCTGGGTCACCCCCATCATCATGTGCAGTAACTGGAGCCCTAGAGGAACAGGGAGGATCCCTGGCTTTTGACCGTGGCTCCAACTTACAATGGGAAAATCAGAGAAATCTAAGCAAGATTGaggcttattttcttttttttccttctttctttttttccttttttcttttcactttccactcaaagaagaattttttctttcctgcttatgttcctttctttgtttctttttgtcctttcctttcttttttctttctgttttcttctttctcttcttttttcttccttccttcttccctctcctttctttctcttgctttccttctttttttctttctttccttctttcttatatttcttttccataaatTAAACTCCTCCTATATGCCTCATCAAGGCTATGAGTGACTCTAAGGAGATCAAGGGCTATGACATGCTCTGCCATGTCTCACCAAGGATAAAACACTTTATGCATAGGCCCATGAATGATGGATTTTCTATCTGCTGTCTAGTGAGGCATCTAGTCAAATTTAGAACATCATCACCAGGAATTTGGTCAGCagataacatttaatttttattttgttggggTCTGGGAGGGCAGTGAAAGAAACACATGAAGGATAGTCTAGTAAGAACAGTGGGTCCGCAATCCTTTCTAGAAAGACCTCCTTTGATAAGATCATGGGTCACGTGGAATATTGACCTGTGCAAGATTCTGTTCTTAATCCATTATAGCAGACCAAACTACTTGAAGACGTTTTAGGAAGCTGCTGCTGATGTGCTCAACACCATCAGATGCTGATTCTAAAGCTAGTGTTTTCCCAGCACTCTTTTAGGTGTCCAAGGAGATACAAAGGTTTATATGCTACTATGTCACTCTCAAGGACCTAAGAAGTCCACTGGGTCCAAGGTCATAGGAGATATTGCATTAAGGAGACAGGGAACATCAAGGAAAGCAGAGACAAAGGAAGCATTAAACATTCACTGAGATAGTGACATGAGACTTCCTTTCttgatctctgcttccagtgccCCCTGAAGTGACCGTATCTCGCCATGTCAGCCCAGAAGGCAACATCATTCTCTCCTGCATAGCCACAGGCTTCTACCCCCATTCCATCCTACTGCGTTGGGAGAAGAATGGGAAGCTGGGTGTATGGGGAAATGAGACTTCCACTGGTATCCTGCCAAATGTGGATAACACCTTCTACCTCCAAGTCACCTTAGAGCTCCCACCAGAGGACTCAGGGATGGATTATAACTGTGTGGTGGAACACATTGAGCTGAAAACCCCTGCTGTGTATCCAGGTTAGTGTTTCAGTCAGGCATTGTCATCACATCCCCAGGAGACCAAGTTCCACGGTGTAGTTCCATTACCTTCCTGCTTCTTTCATTGAATACACACCCACTTTCATTCTACCCTTTCTCCCTATAGTCCCTGAAAAACCCACAATAAAGAAGCCTTGGGTCCTGGCACTGGGCATTGTATTGGCTGTCATCTTACTGCTAAGCTGTACTGGGACCTTCATAGcatggaagaagaggaaatcagGTATGGATGGAATGAGAGAGATGTGACAGAAAGGTATTGGAAGAGGAAATCCCAAGGAGACAGGAGATCTTATTATTATAGCAAACTCAACAACTGGTTTTAGGAAAATCTTCTGAGAAGAGAATCCCTTAATCTTACGGTCAAAGTGGGACAGAGAGGCTGTGTAATCCAAACCACGCCTGGTCAAAAAATGCCAGAATAACATCTTTGGCAATTCAACCTCCAcaagcctcagtttgttcatctgtaaaaggaggatagtaatagtacttacctcacagtaATATGATGCATATAAAGTGTCAgtcaaaccttaaggtgctatgtaaacatcagtcattattattaattttggttattattatcattgatcattaattaattattaatacatTTGGAGACTATTTTGGACATTTCTTCTGTCCCACCAAGACCAAATCACACTGGTGACTTCTATTAAGCTTTTAGTCCACTAAAATCCTTACTTTTTTCCACAGAAAACGTgtttacatgtatttatgtatgtacatatgtatgtatgtatacatatgtcttATACTTACTGCTAGCTTTATCTCAACTGTGGGACTTAATAGTTATTTATATTCCAATCTGATGCAATTCAAACTAATAAGCATTTTTCAAGGGCCAGTTGGTATACTGGTAGACTCTTCtaacacaaaaacaaatgaaaaaatagtccctgctctcatggagcttttccttcttttacagtGACACAACATGCAAAATTcctatgaaatttcattttactatATTCTACTCATTGTTCTACCCTTTAAAGATGTTTTGGGATCTGATTGagtcattggttttatttataatcATCCAGTAGCATTAGCTATCCCTCCTAGCTTTGAGTCATTCctaaatttgatgagcatgccatCTGTGGCTTCATCCAAGGCATTCCAAACCATGATGACTCTTAGCAATCAAACTGCCCTAGCTAGATGCTCACAAATCAATCACTTACCTTTCAACTCAttactacaaatatttattaagtacttgtttTTATCAGAGTTATCAGTAAGGCAAGAATTTCTCATCTGCTTTGATTTTAACAGAAAGATCTGTAATAATTATCCTGCTAAAGTCCCCCATCAGTAGCATATCGTGACAGTGCACCAAGTTTATATTCATGTTACAGTGAATAGAGACTCCATCTTGAAGTTAAGAAGACTGGATACAAGTCTCACctgtgacacatactggctgtgtgaccctgaataaatcaTTCTCAgagccccaggcaactctctaagacttaatTGTAAAGGGTTCAAATTTTCACTGGAGGAAGGAATTCCTCACTGGGATTTTCCTACACTCATTGACAGCTTAGGTCCTAGCCTCCCACAAAAAGGCAGAGGGGGCAGGATTGTATATCTTAATAATGTTTAATAGAATTGTATTGATAATTAAAGTATATCTCATTGGCTTATAGTATGAAAAGTTCATcaccttcctttaaaaaatattgggtCATTTGTCCATTTCCAGAACTACAAGACTTCTCTCATTCACTGTTATTTTTCAGAGATGGCTTGGCAATAATCAAGggttgtttggggttttgttttttgttgttggtttttttggtAAGATGAATCCAAACCTGGTGACTTAAGTTTACAGAGG from Notamacropus eugenii isolate mMacEug1 chromosome 1, mMacEug1.pri_v2, whole genome shotgun sequence includes these protein-coding regions:
- the LOC140521736 gene encoding H-2 class I histocompatibility antigen, alpha chain-like encodes the protein MEYQRRRRWFSSAWLLILEVLALRLAQAAHHTHVGQFTAVGTIHSLLEINAVSIMDDVELGSYSYAQQKISVKIPWIVELFEVDYITQRRHLLVEHEQQARWIMEFLSKNVTDPNGRNHTGQLLADCEIDNGIKINSHIHLIWDGEEYYRIEENGQWEILKPVGKKFLHILESPFVTDLRKRYMNEYCVDVMKKITGYKNLKDNVPPEVTVSRHVSPEGNIILSCIATGFYPHSILLRWEKNGKLGVWGNETSTGILPNVDNTFYLQVTLELPPEDSGMDYNCVVEHIELKTPAVYPVPEKPTIKKPWVLALGIVLAVILLLSCTGTFIAWKKRKSGSTGQLEGSFSSPASPTPLPQ